A part of Carettochelys insculpta isolate YL-2023 chromosome 1, ASM3395843v1, whole genome shotgun sequence genomic DNA contains:
- the LOC142001796 gene encoding olfactory receptor 52E2-like: MSDSNTTYFSNPSHFILLGIPGLETVHVWISIPFSAMYIITVLANFTILFIVKIDVALHEPMYYFLCMLAVTDLVLSTATIPKMLSIFWFNSREIGFNACLAQLYFIHSSSVIESGIFVAMGFDRYVAICHPLRHSAILNNHMVAKISLAVVLRGGILILPCTFVARHWPYCRTNIIPYTQCEHMDVVRLACADVRVSSYYGLFLQICMSGLDVFFITVSYIQILRAIFRLPTKEARLKTFGTCTSHICVILTFYIPTVFSSLTARFGDNIPLYFYILISNIYLLVPPMLNPIIYGVRTKQIRDRLLRLFIQKGT; the protein is encoded by the coding sequence ATGTCAGATTCCAATACAACCTACTTCTCCAATCCCTCCCacttcatcctgctgggcattcctggtcTGGAAACAGtccatgtctggatctccatccctttcagtgcCATGTACATAATTACTGTCTTGGCAAATTTCACCATCCTATTCATCGTGAAGATCGATGTGGCCCTTCATGAGCCCATGtattatttcctctgcatgctggctgtcacCGACCTGGTCCTGTCTACAGCTACCATTCCCAAAATGCtcagcatcttctggttcaattccagggagATTGGTTTCAATGCCTGCCTCGCCCAGCTGTACTTCATTCATTCTTCCTCAGTGATTGAGTCTGGGATTTTTGTGGCCATGGGTTTtgatcgctacgtggccatctgccatcccctgagacattctGCCATCCTGAATAACCACATGGTGGCCAAGATAagcctggctgtggtgctgcgcGGTGGAATCCTCATTTTGCCTTGCACCTTTGTGGCGAGGCATTGGCCATACTGTAGAACCAACATCATCCCCTATACACAGTGTGAACACATGGATGTGGTGAGACTGGCCTGTGCTGACGTCCGCGTCAGTAGTTATTACGGCCTCTTTCTACAAATCTGTATGAGTGGTCTGGATGTGTTCTTTATTACTGTGTCCTATATTCAGATCCTCAGGGCTATCTTCCGCCTCCCCACAAAGGAAGCTCGGCTCAAGACCTTTGGGACCTGCACTTCCCACATCTGTGTCATCCTAACATTTTACATTCCAACTGTCTTTAGCTCCCTCACAGCTCGCTTTGGTGACAATATACCCCTGTATTTCTACATCCTCATTTCTAACATTTACCTCCTGGTGCCTCccatgctaaaccccatcatctacgGGGTGAGAACCAAACAGATCCGGGACAGGCTGCTCCGGCTTTTTATTCAGAAAGGGACCTAG